In Paenibacillus sp. J23TS9, a single genomic region encodes these proteins:
- a CDS encoding DnaB-like helicase C-terminal domain-containing protein: protein MNLEAERAVLGSLLKDHELMDDCYLAPDDFSEEEDNRTLFKVLQFAKEHFEGEKEPFDPVLLVTKWGERLKNVGGISRLMSLRQSVPSTAGFNHYQQSVRADRIQREIQEVGRQIAATGGGDLSELRLKMNVLAELQRGQEGTGPVHMASILEGHGQTIMKRAQTQGVTGANTANHEMNQMSGGHQPGDLEIIAARPSMGKTQYVLNDMDAVTKSGWSAVIFSLEMGALKMVERLVSSIGGIKNKKIKSGLMSDNDWDSYSKAVEIIANRNLFIDDTPGATVEYVRQQVKQLKKKYAKLVVYVDYLQFLNTERKFSKNNERVGHITKVLKGIAREFNVCVVAISAVGRDCEKKPDKRPLMSDLRESGDIESDADVITFLYRDEYYNADTIKKDIVELIVAKGRDIGTGTFEMVFKKDTGRFINMTKEEKEKLAEKVRERERQGHSKR, encoded by the coding sequence ATGAATCTTGAAGCAGAACGCGCCGTCCTTGGGTCACTCCTCAAAGATCACGAACTGATGGATGATTGTTACCTTGCGCCGGACGACTTCAGCGAGGAGGAAGACAACCGCACACTGTTCAAAGTCCTACAGTTCGCCAAGGAGCATTTTGAAGGAGAGAAGGAACCATTCGATCCAGTGCTCCTGGTAACGAAATGGGGCGAGCGGCTGAAGAATGTCGGCGGAATATCCAGGCTAATGTCTCTGCGTCAGTCAGTGCCCAGCACAGCAGGATTCAACCATTACCAACAAAGTGTACGAGCAGATAGGATTCAGCGTGAAATACAAGAGGTCGGCCGACAGATTGCAGCTACTGGTGGAGGCGATCTTTCCGAGCTCCGACTCAAAATGAATGTATTGGCAGAGCTTCAGCGCGGTCAAGAAGGTACAGGTCCGGTTCACATGGCATCCATTCTCGAAGGCCATGGACAAACCATTATGAAACGGGCTCAAACGCAAGGCGTAACTGGGGCGAATACCGCCAATCATGAAATGAATCAGATGAGCGGAGGACACCAACCGGGTGACCTGGAGATTATAGCGGCCCGCCCGAGTATGGGGAAAACGCAGTATGTCCTGAATGATATGGACGCCGTTACTAAATCGGGTTGGTCGGCTGTCATCTTCTCTCTTGAAATGGGCGCTTTAAAGATGGTAGAGCGTTTGGTATCCAGTATTGGCGGCATTAAGAACAAAAAAATCAAGTCCGGCCTAATGTCGGATAACGATTGGGATTCATATAGCAAAGCTGTGGAGATCATAGCAAACCGAAATTTGTTCATCGATGATACTCCGGGAGCAACTGTTGAGTATGTACGGCAGCAGGTGAAGCAGCTCAAGAAGAAATATGCCAAGTTGGTCGTGTATGTGGATTATCTTCAGTTCCTTAACACCGAGCGGAAATTTTCAAAAAACAATGAACGAGTTGGGCACATCACCAAAGTGCTTAAAGGGATTGCTCGCGAGTTTAACGTCTGTGTTGTTGCCATATCTGCAGTCGGCCGGGATTGTGAGAAGAAACCAGACAAGCGGCCTTTGATGTCCGATCTCCGGGAATCCGGTGATATCGAGAGTGATGCGGATGTGATCACATTCCTTTACAGAGATGAGTATTACAATGCCGATACCATCAAGAAGGACATCGTCGAGTTAATCGTTGCCAAGGGTCGGGATATCGGCACAGGAACCTTCGAAATGGTATTCAAAAAAGATACAGGCCGTTTTATCAACATGACCAAGGAAGAAAAGGAAAAGCTTGCAGAGAAGGTGAGAGAACGTGAGCGGCAAGGTCATTCAAAACGATGA